In Armatimonadota bacterium, the genomic window TTCGGGAAAGGCATCCTCAACCGGCAGGTACCGGGCCTCACCGGGGGCCCTGGAGAGGGCGATGCCGTCGAGTCGTGCCGTCAGCGGGTGTCCCTCTCCTCGCACCAGCACCACGCCCACCGGCCCCGCACCACCCACCCACCGGGCCAGCTCCCCGGCCGACGCCGCCTTCGCGTAGACCCCTTCCGGCCGCGGCTCGGGAACCACGCCGACCCGATCGATCAAGCTCCTGAACTCGAGCGCGGTAAACAGCTCCCGCACCCGCGTCCGGTCCGGTGGGCGGCGGCGGAGGTCGTCCCACCTCCAGGCCATCGGCACATCCGTGACGATCGTCGCCAGGTGCTTGCTCTGCAGGATCTGCTCGGCGGCCTGGCCGATCGCCTGCCTCAATTTGGGCGGCAGTTGATCGAGGTGCTCCAGGAGGTGTTCCACCTCGCCGAACTGCCGGATGAGCTGGCTGGCCGTCTTCTCCCCCACCCCCGGAACGCCGGGCAGGTTGTCGGTGGCGTCCCCCTTGAGGCCCTTGTAGTCCGGCAGCCGCGCCGGGTCGAAACCGAAGCGCTCCCGGACCCTGGTCCCGTCGTAGATGACCGTCTCCGTGATGCCGCGGCTGGTCATCATTACCCGGATCTTCGTGTCCACCAGCTGCAGACAGTCCAGGTCGCCGGTGACGATGAGGACATCGAAGCCTTCGGCCGCCGCCTTCCGCGCCATGGTGCCCAGGATGTCGTCGGCCTCGTAGCCCGCGACCTCGTAGACGGGGATGGCCAGGGCCTCCAGGATCTCCTTGGCCGCAGCCAGCTGCGGCCGCAGGTCATCCGGCATGCGCTGGCGCGTGGCCTTGTAGTCCTTGAACGTCGCGTGGCGGAAGGTGGGCGCGGCCTTGTCGAAGGCCGCGGCGATGTAGTCGGGCCGCTCCTCCTCCAGGATCTTCAGGAGCATGGTTGTGAAGCCGTAGACGGCGTTCGTCGGCCGGCCGTCGGCCGTGGTCATGTAGGGCAGGGCGAAAAAGGCCCGGTAGACCAGGCCGTTGGCATCGATCAGCACGAGCTTGCGACTGGGGGAATCGCCGGTCGTCATCTGGTATATTCTAGTACCTGCCTATTCCTGATGCGACCCGATCTCCGCCAGTCTGACGACCCGTACCGGACTGCGCACCGGAGAGGCGGCGTTGGCCGAATCGGGGATGGCGTCTTGGCCTGGTGCCGGGGGCGGGAGTCGAACCCGCACGGACCTTGCGGCCCAGCGGCTTTTGAGGCCGCCGCGAATGCCAGTTCCGCCACCCCGGCGTGAGCGCGCCTACGGAGATTATACGGTGGGCTGCACCTGAACCGCAAACGATCCGGCCGAAGGAGCCTCATCGTGCCTCAGATCCCGCTGCTGCGCGCCGTTCCGCGGACTGGCCCTGCGTCGATCCGCTTTGACCGCAACGAGCTGGCCGGCGCCTTCGGCGACATCGGTACCGACCTGCCGCTGATCGTCGGGATGATCCTGGCCGCGGGGCTGGACAGCGCCAGCGTGCTGACCATGTTCGGCATCATGCAGATTGCCACCGGACTCATCTACCGCATGCCGATGCCGGCGCAGCCCCTCAAGGCCATGGCCGCCATCGTCATCAGCCGGAAGCTCGCCGCGGGCGTCCTCTACGGCGGAGGTCTGGCCGTGGGCCTCATCATGCTCCTGCTGGTCGCCACCGGCCTGCTGACCTGGCTGGCCCGCGTCATCCCCCTGACGGTGATCCGCGGGATCCAGTTCGGGCTGGGACTCCAGCTCGCGTCCCTCGCCCTGCGCGACTACGTGCTGGCCGAAGGCCTCCCCGGCTACCTCCTGGCCGCGGCGGCCTTTCTGATCGTGGTGCTGCTCCTCGGGAACCGCCGGTTCCCGGCGGCGTTGTTCGTCATCGCCTGCGGAGTCGTCTACGCCTTCGGGTTCACCCTGGATGCGGGGACGGTCGCCCGAAGCGTCGGATTTCGTCTGCCGGCCGTGCACCTCCCCGCGACGGGCGAGGTGCTGACGGGGTTGGTCCTCCTCGCCCTGCCGCAGATTCCCCTGTCGCTGGGGAACTCGGTGCTGGCCACCTGGCAGACCGCGCGGGACCTCATGCCGGAGCGGCCGATCACCCTGCGCAAGATCGGGGCAACCTACGCGGCGATGAACCTCCTCAACCCCTTCCTGAGCGGGATTCCGACCTGCCACGGCTCCGGCGGGCTTGTCGGCCACTACACCTTCGGGGCGCGCACGGGCGGGTCGGTCGTCATGTACGGCCTGCTCTACGTGATCCTGGGACTGTTCTTTAGCGGCGGCTTCGACCGACTCATCCACGTCTTCCCCCTGCCGATGCTCGGGGTGCTGCTGCTGTTCGAGGGGCTCGGGCTGATGGCCCTGGTGGGACGGCTTGACGACGGACGCGGCCAACTCCGCCTGGCCCTGCTCCTCGGGCTGATCGCGGGGTGGCTGCCGTACGGGTATCTCCTGGCCCTGGGGATCGGACCGCTGCTGGTGGCGCTCGACCGCTATCGGGGCGCGGGAGGCGGACCGGCGAAGACGCCGAGATAGCGGCGCATGAAGCCGGCCAGGGGGCCGGGCCGGGAGAGCATGGCCGCGGCCGCGCCGGTCAGGCGCAGGGGCAGGAGCAGCAGCGCCGCGTTGGCCCAGGTCAGCGCGAGGAAGGTTCCCCGGGCCGCGCCGGTAAAGGCCTCGTAGGCCCGCGCCGCCGCGGCGAGGGAGGAGGTGCCGTCCAGCACCTCCTGGAGCAGCTGGCCCGCCTTCCACCCGGCCAGGACGGCGGTGCGGATCCCTTCACCGGTAAGCGGCAGGCACTGCCCCGCGGCGTCCCCGACGACGAAGACCTCATCGACCACGGGTGAGGTCAGTCCGGAGGCCAGAT contains:
- a CDS encoding putative sulfate/molybdate transporter, with amino-acid sequence MPQIPLLRAVPRTGPASIRFDRNELAGAFGDIGTDLPLIVGMILAAGLDSASVLTMFGIMQIATGLIYRMPMPAQPLKAMAAIVISRKLAAGVLYGGGLAVGLIMLLLVATGLLTWLARVIPLTVIRGIQFGLGLQLASLALRDYVLAEGLPGYLLAAAAFLIVVLLLGNRRFPAALFVIACGVVYAFGFTLDAGTVARSVGFRLPAVHLPATGEVLTGLVLLALPQIPLSLGNSVLATWQTARDLMPERPITLRKIGATYAAMNLLNPFLSGIPTCHGSGGLVGHYTFGARTGGSVVMYGLLYVILGLFFSGGFDRLIHVFPLPMLGVLLLFEGLGLMALVGRLDDGRGQLRLALLLGLIAGWLPYGYLLALGIGPLLVALDRYRGAGGGPAKTPR